One region of Leptidea sinapis chromosome 10, ilLepSina1.1, whole genome shotgun sequence genomic DNA includes:
- the LOC126966320 gene encoding monocarboxylate transporter 5-like isoform X1, with protein MSTKNLASVPRTEKRIKLIPPDGGWGWMILLGTGLSNIFNQSMLSLFSLVYGDALEAMGHDTKGAAIVMSTMLFVTNFGGPVAGAIVKLTSPRFVCVLGAFFCTAGIFLSAFSTHIIHLVISYGVLLGTGLGFIQNASFVAINSYFKVKKSIAVGLAMAGTGIGQTLMPHVVRYLLESYGFKGACLLLSSLSLHGICGTMLIQPVEWHMKKIEEEVIIDEQARLLEDNVSSKNKDYTENGNLEYKSNRRATEPNVISKNGVEKNPTQRISQSDKDLSFEKNGKSVGIKNFKMDAPSENKSLLRKLYDLFGISLLSSPRFINVVVGTSLTVVSIQNFSMIYPLFLQKKALMTKQETANCMSAVAFADIIGRLSLPQVQSKFNISARMMLILTSIWLLVVRQFLAYQSNMYVLLMMSVLYGFGRSMIIVARNIAISEKCRMDQVAAAVGLGMLTMGIIVPPTGYFLGWIRDYTNSYIICITAQNALLVIFLAMWIPDMFFEYIQEKKKRRKGVDEVQLS; from the exons atgtcAACGAAAAATTTGGCGTCGGTTCCTAGAACTGagaaaagaataaaattaataccGCCAGATGGAGGCTGGGGTTGGATGATTTTACTGGGAACAGGATTAAGTAAC attttcaATCAGTCTATGTTGTCCCTGTTCAGTTTAGTATATGGAGATGCTTTAGAAGCAATGGGACATGATACAAAAGGAGCAGCCATAGTTATGAGCACAATGTTATTCGTTACAAATTTCGGAGGTCCAGTTGCAGGAGCCATTGTTAAGTTGACTTCACCCAGATTCGTCTGTGTTTTAGGCGCTTTCTTTTGTACAGCTGGAATATTTTTGAGTGCGTTTTCTACACATATAATCCATCTTGTTATTTCGTATGGCGTTTTGTTAG gtactgGCCTaggttttattcaaaatgcatCGTTTGTGGCCATAAACAGTTACTTCAAAGTGAAGAAAAGTATAGCTGTGGGACTTGCAATGGCTGGAACTGGTATTGGACAAACTCTTATGCCACACGTAGTTAGATATCTTTTGGAAAGTTATGGGTTCAAAGGTGCATGTTTACTTCTTTCATCCTTGAGTTTACACGGg ATATGTGGTACTATGCTAATTCAACCTGTAGAGTGGCATATGAAGAAAATAGAAGAAGAAGTAATAATTGATGAGCAAGCTCGATTATTAGAAGATAATGTATCAAGCAAAAACAAAGATTACACAGAAAATGGCAATTTGGAGTATAAAAGCAACAGACGTGCAACAgagccaaatgtaataagtaAAAATGGAGTAGAGAAAAATCCTACTCAAAGGATATCACAAAGTGATAAAGATTTATCTTTTGAGAAGAATGGTAAATCAGTTGGCATAAAGA ATTTCAAAATGGATGCACCTTCGGAAAATAAGTCGCTTCTCAGAAAACTATATGACTTATTTGGCATTTCACTACTATCTAGTCCTAGATTTATTAATGTGGTCGTTGGCACGTCATTAACTGTAGTATCAATACAGAACTTTAGCATGATATACCCACTTTTCTTACAA AAAAAAGCATTAATGACTAAACAAGAAACTGCAAATTGCATGTCAGCTGTAGCCTTTGCAGATATAATCGGAAGACTCTCCTTGCCACAAGTTCAATCTAAGTTCAATATTTCAGCTCGAATGATGCTTATTCTAACTTCTATTTGGCTGTTGGTTGTAAGACAGT TTCTAGCATACCAATCGAACATGTACGTTCTTCTTATGATGTCTGTACTATATGGTTTTGGAAGAAGTATGATCATAGTAGCCAGGAATATTGCCATATCAGAAAAGTGTAGAATGGATCAGGTTGCAGCTGCAGTTGGTTTGGGTATGCTGACTATGGGGATTATAGTTCCACCCACAGGATACTTCCTTGGCTGGATCCGAGATTATACTAACAgctatataatttgtataactgCACAAAATGCGTTACTTGTTATTTTCCTGGCAATGTGGATACCCGACATGTTCTTCGAATATATTCAGGAAAAGAAAAAACGGAGGAAAGGAGTTGACGAAGTACAACTATCTTAA
- the LOC126966320 gene encoding uncharacterized protein LOC126966320 isoform X2, with protein MLIQPVEWHMKKIEEEVIIDEQARLLEDNVSSKNKDYTENGNLEYKSNRRATEPNVISKNGVEKNPTQRISQSDKDLSFEKNGKSVGIKNFKMDAPSENKSLLRKLYDLFGISLLSSPRFINVVVGTSLTVVSIQNFSMIYPLFLQKKALMTKQETANCMSAVAFADIIGRLSLPQVQSKFNISARMMLILTSIWLLVVRQFLAYQSNMYVLLMMSVLYGFGRSMIIVARNIAISEKCRMDQVAAAVGLGMLTMGIIVPPTGYFLGWIRDYTNSYIICITAQNALLVIFLAMWIPDMFFEYIQEKKKRRKGVDEVQLS; from the exons ATGCTAATTCAACCTGTAGAGTGGCATATGAAGAAAATAGAAGAAGAAGTAATAATTGATGAGCAAGCTCGATTATTAGAAGATAATGTATCAAGCAAAAACAAAGATTACACAGAAAATGGCAATTTGGAGTATAAAAGCAACAGACGTGCAACAgagccaaatgtaataagtaAAAATGGAGTAGAGAAAAATCCTACTCAAAGGATATCACAAAGTGATAAAGATTTATCTTTTGAGAAGAATGGTAAATCAGTTGGCATAAAGA ATTTCAAAATGGATGCACCTTCGGAAAATAAGTCGCTTCTCAGAAAACTATATGACTTATTTGGCATTTCACTACTATCTAGTCCTAGATTTATTAATGTGGTCGTTGGCACGTCATTAACTGTAGTATCAATACAGAACTTTAGCATGATATACCCACTTTTCTTACAA AAAAAAGCATTAATGACTAAACAAGAAACTGCAAATTGCATGTCAGCTGTAGCCTTTGCAGATATAATCGGAAGACTCTCCTTGCCACAAGTTCAATCTAAGTTCAATATTTCAGCTCGAATGATGCTTATTCTAACTTCTATTTGGCTGTTGGTTGTAAGACAGT TTCTAGCATACCAATCGAACATGTACGTTCTTCTTATGATGTCTGTACTATATGGTTTTGGAAGAAGTATGATCATAGTAGCCAGGAATATTGCCATATCAGAAAAGTGTAGAATGGATCAGGTTGCAGCTGCAGTTGGTTTGGGTATGCTGACTATGGGGATTATAGTTCCACCCACAGGATACTTCCTTGGCTGGATCCGAGATTATACTAACAgctatataatttgtataactgCACAAAATGCGTTACTTGTTATTTTCCTGGCAATGTGGATACCCGACATGTTCTTCGAATATATTCAGGAAAAGAAAAAACGGAGGAAAGGAGTTGACGAAGTACAACTATCTTAA